The Vigna unguiculata cultivar IT97K-499-35 chromosome 6, ASM411807v1, whole genome shotgun sequence genome contains a region encoding:
- the LOC114187515 gene encoding cell division control protein 6 homolog B → MPVIAAKRSLRSHPSSPPRKSPRRCTAATANSSPNVNSFGTDENQADPAVVKPRWNPKDGEQIKAVKLALHLSTAPPSVVCREEEQNVVLEFCKGCVEQKKAGSLYICGCPGTGKSLSMEKVKEQLLNWAKEAGLPLPDVLSVNCTTLASTSDIFTKMIGLNQAQGKKVSASPLQQLHNMYSQKSSIKNMTLIVADELDYLITKDRAVLHDLFMLTTFPFSRCILIGVANAIDLADRFLPRLTSLNCKPIVVNFQAYSKDQILKILEERVKELPYSVFQQQALELCARKVAASSGDMRNALSICRSAIEMLEAEIRESACNLNNSLEEISFSKQNLPTAPDFIKKREFDIVRTDHMARALSKTYRSPVVDTIQSLPHHQQIILCSSMNHFRGAKKDAMLGELYKSYVGICKSSLIPPAGILEFSNMCRVLSDQGLIKLGQSREDKLRRVSPKVNEGDITFALQGIRFFHNCLK, encoded by the exons ATGCCCGTCATCGCTGCAAAACGCTCGTTGCGATCTCACCCTTCCTCGCCTCCCCGCAAATCGCCCCGCCGATGCACCGCGGCAACCGCCAATTCCTCCCCCAAT GTAAACAGTTTCGGCACAGATGAAAACCAAGCTGATCCGGCAGTTGTGAAACCCAGGTGGAATCCCAAAG ATGGTGAGCAAATAAAGGCGGTGAAGCTAGCATTGCATTTGTCCACTGCGCCACCTTCGGTTGTGTGCCGTGAGGAGGAGCAGAATGTTGTTTTGGAGTTCTGCAAAGGGTGCGTTGAACAGAAAAAGGCTGGGAGTCTTTATATATGCGGGTGTCCCGGAACCGGGAAATCTTTGTCTATGGAGAAAGTGAAAGAGCAATTACTCAATTGGGCTAAGGAG GCAGGTCTCCCGCTGCCCGATGTTTTATCTGTAAACTGTACAACTCTTGCCAGCACATCGGATATTTTCACAAAG ATGATTGGGTTGAACCAAGCGCAGGGTAAAAAGGTTTCAGCCTCGCCCTTACAGCAACTTCATAACATGTATTCTCAGAAATCATCTATCAAAAACATGAC ATTGATAGTAGCTGACGAATTAGATTATTTGATAACCAAAGACAGAGCCGTTCTTCATGATCTTTTCATGCTCACTACCTTTCCTTTTTCCAGATGTATATTAATAG GTGTAGCTAATGCAATTGACTTAGCTGATCGTTTTCTTCCAAGACTTACATCATTAAATT GCAAGcctattgttgtaaatttccaGGCTTACTCGAAAGATCAGATCCTCAAGATTCTCGAAGAAAGGGTAAAG GAACTTCCTTACAGTGTCTTTCAACAGCAGGCCCTGGAACTATGTGCTAGG AAAGTTGCAGCATCATCCGGAGACATGCGAAATGCCCTTTCTATATGCCG GAGTGCAATTGAGATGCTTGAAGCAGAAATTAGAGAATCTGCCTGCAATTTGAACAATTCATTGGAAGAGATATCATTCTCCAAACAAAATCTTCCCACAGCTcctgattttattaaaaaacgtGAATTTGATATT GTAAGAACTGATCATATGGCTCGTGCCTTGTCCAAGACTTATAGATCACCGGTAGTGGATACGATAcaatcattgccacatcatcagCAG ATTATACTCTGCTCTTCAATGAATCACTTTCGTGGAGCTAAGAAAGATGCAATGCTCGGAGAG TTGTATAAATCATATGTGGGGATATGCAAATCATCTTTAATTCCTCCAGCAGGAATCTTGGAATTTTCAAACATGTGCAGAGTGTTAAGTGACCAG GGTCTTATTAAACTAGGACAATCTCGAGAGGATAAATTAAGAAGAGTGTCACCTAAAGTAAATGAGGGTGATATTACTTTTGCATTGCAG GGAATACGGTTTTTTCACAACTGTCTTAAATGA